One Periophthalmus magnuspinnatus isolate fPerMag1 chromosome 15, fPerMag1.2.pri, whole genome shotgun sequence genomic window carries:
- the LOC117382342 gene encoding peroxiredoxin-like 2A: MWTAGSVLKAVGLFVAELLSFITDRFQTKAAWANLRVLEDTELKTTGGVHQRYKARVMWEKTGAVVMVVRRPGSLLCREEATELSSLQPQLQDMGVPLFAVVKQNIGKELDTFKKYFTGKVYVDQQRNFYGPVQRWMFFSLFLRIGVWRSLWRAYRRGFRGNLRGEGFILGGVFVIGPGEQGILLEHREKEFGDKVNMLAVLTAVRKMKDKIK, from the exons ATGTGGACCGCAGGGTCAGTCCTGAAGGCAGTGGGCCTGTTTGTGGCAGAGCTCCTCAGCTTCATCACAGACCGGTTCCAAACCAAAGCAGCATGGGCCAACCTCAGGGTGCTGGAGGACACAGAGCTCAAGACCACTGGAGGAG TCCATCAGCGCTACAAGGCCAGGGTTATGTGGGAGAAGACTGGAGCTGTGGTCATGGTGGTACGTCGGCCCGGTTCACTTTTATGCAGAGAG GAAGCTACTGAGCTGTCCTCTCTCCAGCCCCAGCTGCAGGACATGGGTGTTCCTCTGTTTGCTGTGGTCAAACAAAACATTGGGAAAGAACTAGACACTTTTAAGAAGTACTTCACTGGAAAGGTCTATGTAGACCAGCAG AGGAATTTTTACGGCCCTGTCCAGCGGTGGatgttcttctctctgtttctgcgCATTGGGGTTTGGAGGAGCCTGTGGAGGGCCTACCGCAGAGGGTTCAGGGGGAACCTCCGAGGTGAAGGCTTTATTCTGGGAGGAGTGTTTGTGATCGGACCAGGAGAACAG GGAATCCTCCTGGAGCACAGAGAGAAGGAGTTTGGAGATAAAGTCAACATGTTAGCAGTCCTCACAGCAGTCCGCAAAATGAAAGATAAGATTAAATAG